The genomic segment gtttttattttaatagcatgCAATGATAAAAAgtagtaaaaatgtaaaataaatgacattCATTCAGGTAAAGAAAATATTAGGATAAAGTTAATCATCCTATAAAGAAGTTCAAATACagggtgatttaaaaaaaagatcctgGTCTCATTGTGTTTCCTTGCattactaattaaaaaataaaaatcaggtaaTTTTTCTAGTGACTAAAACTGTCATCTTTCTAGTTTTAAGAGTTAAAATACTTTGGCACTTCAAtttctaatgtttatatttatttgaatatctttttgTATACTTGTTTGCAGTTTTGATCTTCATATATCTCTACACTAGATATAGAGTTATGTATTATTTCCTTGAGATGAAGAGCTTGgactatgaaaatagaaaaatgcaagCTCTGTGAAATTTTAGATGACAGAATAAATGGTACCCACAGGCCATTTCTCCAGTATCTTGACTTTTCtgcttatttcttctttgaatccttactagaaaaaaaaatcctacttttAGGGGAAAGATGAGATTGAAAAATCCAAATATTTTGATACTAGCCTTGGCTAAAAGAAAATCTGGCTTCTTGGTTATTGCATCTCTCCCCTTTTTTTGCTCAGTGTAGAAAGCTGAGAATTGCTTAGAGTCAGGAGCACAGAAAGGAGCAAGGAAGCTGACTCTCCCAGGACAAATTTCCTTTCCTGAAGAGGGAGGAGAGCCTGGGTCTCACTTGAAGGATGCTCTCACCACTCTGCCTTTGATGGGCTGAGGGGGGCGCCAGTTCCCCACCAGAGGCACCGGGGGTTCATTCTCGGCACTGGAGAAGATACTCCTCAGTTTGGCCATCTGCAGGGAATAAAAGTATTGTTAGCTAGGTGACCACTAGGCTACCAAGACCTAGAAATCTGAGAGCAAGAAGCAAGGCAGACCACAACATCTGTGACCAATTTTCAGCCTGACTTTAGGCACCTTCTATTTGTTAaagcccctttcttctttttccacaggATCACAATGTCCTCTAGGAAAAGTGCCCTTTTTGAGGGATCCGTATAAAATACTCACCCCATGTAGGAGCAGAGGACAATATTAAGGGATCTCTGCAAATGGAAAGCCACATTGGCCATTCctgtcttcattctttcttttaaaataaagattaatgtcatactatattttaaatgttaagaaATGATATGAAAAAACTGactgatcattttaaaatattattctcaaaagcattatatttttatagcaaagattattttaattttactacttTAAAAATCCATtcccttttcaaaatatttatttcaaaatatttatactctgggccgggtggtggcgctacaggtaaggtgcctgccttgcctgcgctagccttggatggaccgcggttcgatccccggtgtcccatatggtcccccaagccaggagcaacttatgagcacatagccaggagtgacccctgagcgttactgggtgtggcccaaaaatcaatatatatatatactcctttTATTGTGCCTGTGCCAGAGATAGagtagcaggtaagatgcttgcttagatccctggtactacatgggGTTCCCCcaaaactaccaggagtgattccaaaatACAGAGCCATAACCAAGAAAAAGGTTTGAGTACATTTAAATgtgttccaaaagaaaaaaataactaattaaaatgttttgctctttttaaaaaactacatttttcaaaatactcatattaaaataatttcaattaagAATAACCTTTATTTATTTCCAGAATCAACCATTAAAATGGAACTTTTTATGAAACTGCTTATGTACAATTGAGGCCACATGGCCAGAAACAGGAAAATTGTCCTGTTAGTTACAGAAGGCATATTGATTGGGTAGGCAGGTTAAACTGATTTCACTATTAGATAGTCATGAACTAGCTTGCTAGTCCCTGTGTTTGCCCTTAACCTATTCTTTTCCATATTCCTGACTTGTCTTTTTAGAACGTTCTTTCCTTAAACATCTCTCTAATAAATGTTGTAATGTTTTTATGTGAACTGTATGAAGGGAGGCTTAAAGAGAGGAGTCAGAAGACATACAAAGGTTGAAATTTTACCATTTACCTGGCTGAATCTGGGTTTACTTAGCTGGAAAATTGGACAAATGCACACACTATATATTGATGCTAATTTTTTATTAGCAGTTTCACTAGCATTTGACCAGGACTCTATCTAGCTAAAGAGTTTGAATTTCCTCTCAATGCACAAAATCTCACTCATGTTCATGCTTCTAGAGTATGGACTCGATCATGATTGAACATCAGAAACacttctggaaaaaaatatttgtttgatgctgGTTCTCCTTGGTTGtcacattttagaaatttaaCAGACTGACTATAATTAAGATGAGTGAAATATGAGGCTTCTAGATAGATGTTCAATATGCATCCTTTAGCAACTGTATATAAATATGTGACTACATACATAAATAGATTTCAGCTTAACATCTAAGTAGAAAGGTAGATGCGAGCCAGCAATGTAAGTTGGTATGTTCACAAGTTTCCCCCAGCAACCTACCTGATCAGAGCTCACAGTCATGGGCTCTTTGAGCAAGATCCACACAATACATTCTTCACAGGGAGGTGTGGTGAAGGAGCCATGATAAGACCAGTAGTCACGGCAAGCGGGAAACAGGCAGGATGGATCAAAGTTGGTGAAAGGAGCCTCCTTGCCCTGAGAGAGAGCATtcgagggacagtgaactagcgcATGTGTCTCTCCACTTGACCCAGGACATGGGGCTTCCATTTTGTGACAACGGATTTTAAAtgatatagaaaaaatagaactttCTAGCAAAGAATTTGATGTTCGGAAACAAAGGATCAAGTTGGTGTGTATATTATGGCTTTCACTGGCATCATTGATTTCCTTACCAGTTGTTAGGAGAACTTAGTCTTTTATTtctcaaaggaaaggaaaagtaaaTAGTAAACCACAACAGAAATATCTCTTAGGAACTTAATGCTTTGGTTCACAATAATTTTTGTaaaggtttcattttttttaatattgactaTTTTTTCTGGTGGTTAAAACATGCTGGCATTTTAGAATGGCTCAAagattattaaaatgattttgttaACCAGAAAGCTCAACTgttaagatttaaaatatataggtGCTTCCCAGTAGAGAAAGGAAAACATTGGAATCTAAACAATTGTTTACTTAATAAGTGTGTACATATGATAAGAAAGGAATTACTAGATAGGCTGAATATACCATGTATGTGAGATTACTCTAAAAACTAGAAATCTGACAATACAAATATAGTggcatttaatttaaatgtatgcTGAACATAGTCATCAAACTTAGTAACAAATTTTAACTGAAATAAACCTCAAATATAACAAGGAAATTTGGCATACCCTAATTTATTCCCAAGAAGAGAAAGTGGGTTTACTTGTTtacctttgttttaattttgtctaGTGCATCAAGAACCAGCTGGAACTCGCCTTTCTCACGTCCTATctgtaagaaaatagaaaacaaaaaaccagtaaTTATATTTATCTCTACTCAATAATTTAGGAATGTCTCAAAAACTGATTTTGATTCATCCATCACAACTAGTATTTATACATGTACCATAACATCTTGTCCTAagcaaaaacataattttatcctCTTCCCCTGCAAGAATTTTAGAGTATATATTTCCTCAGCTAAACTTGGACTACCAAACTTTGGAGTAGAAAGCCACAAAATTATATATGTTGGTCTAGTACTTTGTCTTTAGCCTTCTCTGTCAAGTTATtctactattttaataaaatgagcgTTGGATGGTCTTGATGTAGTTAAATTGAAGCTAATTGTCTTTCTACATAGATTCTACACAACTTCTTGTGTTGTATTTAAATGCTAAACATGACACAGACAATgcagaatataaaacaaattaggtCATTCAAAACAAAGATGTTAGAATTCCACCTCTGGCTTAAAGAGAGATTATGTTACCACTAAAATCATGTGTAATCACACAAAGTCCTCTTTAAACCATGGTTGGCTCAACAACACACACATTCCATGTGCTATCTTAGCCTTGGATCATATGAGTGGTGGCTGCCCTAAGCCGAGAAGATGTTCAGCCAAGTGGTTCCCAGCTTTGGCTATTCTGGTTTTCAATGCAATTGAAATGAAGTAGAGGGAAAGATCTTGAACAATGCTACTGTGGCCCTCACTACCACTGCGACACAGATCTCcattgcaacacacacacacacacacacacacacacacacacacacgtgcaaaTACATGAAAATACATACAGGTCTTGTGAAAATTTAGAAGCACTAGTGATCAGAATGTGATAAAGGCACATGTTTAAGTGAAAGCAAAACATTTTGAGCTCTTCTTTGTAGAAATACTTTGATTATTTGCATCACTACTGAAATTCTTCTCTATAATTCAAACAATGAAGTAAAATTCACACTATCCTTTGTGATAAGGagccattcttctttcttttcttaattttttcctctttaaatctttttccttttttccccttttttcttttaaaggtaaCGATATGGTTAATCTTTGCCTCACCTTCAGAAAAATGCCAACCACAGCTATTCCATCAGGTTGCTTTAGAGCTTCTCCAAAAGTGTTATACTTTGGATTCCAGTGAACCAAATGAAGCTGaagtcaaaaacaaaatcataataaatttaaatataaagttataagATCAAATACAGATTGCAGGGTAAATTCCTAGAATGAGTAATAAAGCGTATTATTCACAATGAACCCAATAATAGGACAAAGTTTATTGAATACTCTCATAAAGACTGACAACATTTTAAATATGACTTTGAAGTTCTAATGGCTCAAGTAAAATTAAAGTTATTCTGAATAGTTGAGACTTTGAATAAACAATCAATAAAAACTAAAGtttatgtaaataaaactttaaaaaaaatcttaaaatagaaCATCAGGTCTAGCACATGTCAGTTAGATGTCACtttattatcttaattttcttttctctctctctctctttctctctctctctctcttgagtgGAGCACACActaagcagtactcagagcttactctggctctacattcaggaattactatcGATAGAGCTCAGGGTAcctactatatgggatgccagatcgAAACCAGACcagccatatacaaagcaaatgccctacccctgtattattactccagctcTGTTGTCTTAATTTTCTATATCTCATTTTCATTCTGTGTAACTTATCTTACAAAGTTGCTGATGGAAAAGTTGAAGTGTGTTAACATTTGTAAGCACTTATTAAATGTTAGCTATTGTTATCTTTTCATTCTATCTAAGGCCTGACGTTTTTCTATTCAgttgtcttctaattttttttaatttatatgaagtCCTTATGCATAATGCTAACACACCAATTTTATATTCTCTTAACTGTCTCGTTTAACAAATCCCTCCTTTACTGAAGCTACTTCAGCTCTTTTTCCAATAACAGGCTTGAGGCAATAGCAGTGGACACTgtattattacttttctttattttatttttttgtcacacccagtggtgctcttggGTTAttccttgactctgtgctcagaaatcgcccttggcaggctcagggaccgtatgggatgctgggattggaaccatcgtctaccctgggttggccacgtgcaaggcaaacaccctactgttgtgctatttctccagccctgtattATTACTTTTCAGCTTTTAATtttcactgtgtgtgacccagagAGAATCATGACAGTACTTCCTACCTCTGCTGCATATTTGACTCCATCCACAGTGTGCTCAGAACCATGATCATCCGAAGATCCCCAATGAAGATGAAACTGGCGAAGACGATAGGGTCCAGTGAGAGGACCACCTCTCAGCACTATGATTCGGAAAATAAGGTCAAAAGGGAACTCTCAATTTTTTGTACAGAACCCTGCTATAAATATATGCTCTGAGAAGCCAGGACTTATATGCAGAAAGTGGGCAGAGTGCTAGGCAACTAAAAGACTAAAGTCGTCTTTCTCACAATATAAAGAATAGAACTATAAGGAAGTAAATGTCTCATCTCTgccttggtttgtttgtttcattattttaaataacattttaacatttatgAAAATGAAATTAAACCATATATGTAGACAACCAAAGATTGCTCATTGTGGTGACCCAATGGGAAGTGCGTTCATCTTTGAAAAATGGACAGATTCAAGTTCCAATTCTTGCTCCTCCATTCCTCTCCTGTCCTAATGCTAGTGTATATTCTCaggaaaatttttaaaattctctgaaTTCATTTTTATACTTCTCTGAAGAAGGTGTTAATATCAATCTTCCCAAGCTGCTGcgaatattaaatgaaataatggcATCTCAATTTTCAATAAGGAGTAGGAGAAGATGGTTCCTATCAGGTATGGTAAGGCCTTCGACACAgctaatctaggtttgatccattcactgcatttggtcccttgagcttcACCAGGGGTAATCCTGGAGCCAGAGCCATATATAAgctctgggcaccactgggtataagcACATTCAGGTGTGGGTCCCCCAAAACaccataaaatttttcatttcaaaattaatATGTCAACAGGCAATAGTTGAGAAAATATGCATTCATTCTCCATATCTTGATTCCAAACACACTTTTACACTATTAACAAGTGTCTTCATTCTATTATTAGACTTAAGTTtaaaataagtagaaataaacaaTTCAGAACTTTCTATAGGAAGCAATCGATAGAAACAGCTAAACAGAacaaatttggatttttttttttttttgcatttttgaggGCCAAACCCTgagatgctcaaaggttactcctggctctgtgctcagaaatcactcctggcaggctcaaggaaccctatgggatgacagggatcaaacctgagtctgtcctgggccagtcatgtgcaaggcaaatgccctaccgctatactatcactctggcccctcatttagattttttttgccaAATATTTCAGCCTGTTCCATAATTTGGCTTCATTTTATTCAGATTGTGAATGGGAAGTGATTTAGAAATTCAAATACTTTACAAAGGATATTTGGAAgctatacaaaaaagaaatcaagatttaGCAATATCAgctcataaaaatagaatttattggcTAGTATATTTTCATGATAGATCAGCTACTGATACTATAGGAGAGCTATATTATGGGTCTATAGGAAGAGGTCTAGTTTTATCCAAACTTCATGATCTAGTAATAAGTGGTTTGATTAATTGCATTTCCCCATATAACTATAAAATCAGGTGTTTTCAGGACATATAATACCAATTAAATTAGGATACTTATATGGAACAACCATTTAAATgctgtttaattttgtttatccTTCAAATGGGAAATTGATTTAAgtgttaaaaagagaaagaagttacAGATATCATATGAAATTAttgtttaagaaatataaattctttataatattgcttaaaatatcaaaataaattaaacttagGATTCTATTGTTCTGGTTaggtttgctttttatttcactGATTTCTTAATAGTGTAATTGAATAAAGTAATGGGGGTGGGTGTTCAGGGCTCAGCACTTTCCCTGCTGTAAAAGTCCTACTTTTTTGTACATGTTTTTTGaacatgtgattttaatttcctACTTTTTGTAAAAGTAATACTTTGtacatgtgattttaatttcccATACACAAATCGCTATTCAGGAATAAATTGTCAGAAACTTCAAAACTCTCCAAAATGGATTAATCAAATAAACACTCAATAGAAACACTGACTCTGATTTTTCTTTCCTCAGAGAATGACCTTTTCTCTTCCCTGGATTAGCTCCTAAGAAAGTGTCTATTTTGTTTCTCTACTGTGTGTCCTGCTTTATAGAATGAAATCACTGGCAAAGATTGGAGTAAAGCCAGACTCTCAGACTCTGGGCAAGATCCACAAGAACTCTCCAGTAAAGAAGGTTCTAGTTGCATTAAAAAACTACCATTTTCCCATCTAGTTTCATTTGAAGAAATACCAAAAGCTTTTAAGTTGGGCCTAGGACCATGTTGCAGCCAGCAATGTCTAAGGCTAGAAGTTAAGACATAGACCTCTTTGGTGTGTAAACTCAGTGAGCCACTAGAGCCAAGCCAAATGTCATCTCTGTTTTCAGAGATAAAATATGTCCTGTCCTCACAAATGCTGTCATCCTCATCAACCACATTTGCCAACACGGATGTGGAAAATGGGCTTCTAGTTTAGGGTCATACTTACTCGACCTATCATAAGTGTCATCAAACACCACCCTGCAGGTCTTCCCATTGTTCAAGATGGTCTTGGCAGAGCCTGGGTCATAGGATACAGACCAGGGCTGCAGAGAGGGGTCATGCTTGATGTCTTTAGAATGCAGCTCAATGGGGGACTGGTTGTCCCCCTTGGCAATGGGGTAAATTTCATGCCAATGGTCAGGACCtacaaaagaaaggagaaggaactgAGTTATTAGGGAGACAAATCAAATCCTCTCTGATAGAAGAAATCAGCATAATGCACAGAAGATGTGTGTTCTGTGGTTTTTGAAAAGTGCACAGCTTTCTGATTCCACAATACAGCGTTCAGTGTTTGAGACTTGTTCATTTTAATAGTGTACCTGAAGATTACAGTTACCTCTGCTTGCTCCAGAATATAACCTgaaggatttatttttttgcaatgcACTTTGTTTTACCAATGCCAAATTTACAACCAGCTAGGATAACAGTCTACATATGATTTTCGGAGACACCCGATGTTCCTTTTCTCCAGAGAGAGGGAGCAGAAGACAGAGATAATATTGATATCCATAACAAGACTCCCTTCAGAAATATCAGATTTTTGCCCAGTACCACACAGTATTGCACAATCAGAGCTGGTCCCTGTTTGTCCGACTTTTCAGGCATATACAATGTGATAGAAGGCAAGTCACCTAGCCTCTCTGAGCTTCAGTTTTCTTCAGTGGAAGTAACGCCAGCCTTGCAGGAAGAGCTAAGGAGCATGAAATTAAAAGGGTGAGCAACAACTAATACTTCTAAGTGTTCCATAACTTTAATTTCCTAGGACATCTCTGCCCTCTTTCCTTAGGCTTGCCCATTTGAGCAAGATTCCTCTGATCTGTTGGAGAACCAGAAGACCCGGCTGCCCATACTCACCATTGTGGCTGGCATAGCCCCATTCTTTGGCCATGGTGCTCTGTCTTCTTACTGGGCACTGGAAGGAAGACTCTTAACTTCTCTCCCCAGCTTGCAGAGTCCCTCCTGCCTTTTATAATTGTCCCCCACACATTGCATGGCCTTATTAGGTCAGCGAGGGTGGGGCCAAGGGGTCTAATCTGGACTAGGATGGCATTTGGGAGGTGGAGTGTATGGAAGGGAGCCAATGGATTCCAAGAGTTGGTCAGTTGGGGGAGTTTGGGGTGGAGGAGAGGAACAGAGCTCTCACACCCTCACCCCTTCCAAGCCAGCCCTCTCCCTAAAATCATGGAAAAGTTTGCATCCACTTCTCCCTCTCCAGGTCCCCAAACGACAGGATTTCCAAACCTTGGCACTGCACCAGCAGAAAAGCGAGTGAATTGCACTTCACTCTcagtccctctctctctctcctccatgCCTTTTTGAAATTTGATTATACTGATAACTATCAAGAAGATAGGAAATCTTAGCTAGGCTTTGCCAGCCGCGAAAACCCCAGCAACCCCGTGGTGTTTCTCAGTTTCGCTTGGAAGTGACTGTCAACTCCGCAAGCATCTAGTTTCCAAATCAGGGCGCTTTGGAGAGTTGGTTTGGCTCTGAGGGTCCTGCAGCCAAGGGCCAATAATGCATTTGACTGGCCCAGGCTGCACTCCGTTTGCATACTGCTTGCAAAAGCCGGAGTGCAGAGGATGGATGGGGAGTAGACGGGGA from the Suncus etruscus isolate mSunEtr1 chromosome 10, mSunEtr1.pri.cur, whole genome shotgun sequence genome contains:
- the CA3 gene encoding carbonic anhydrase 3, which produces MAKEWGYASHNGPDHWHEIYPIAKGDNQSPIELHSKDIKHDPSLQPWSVSYDPGSAKTILNNGKTCRVVFDDTYDRSMLRGGPLTGPYRLRQFHLHWGSSDDHGSEHTVDGVKYAAELHLVHWNPKYNTFGEALKQPDGIAVVGIFLKIGREKGEFQLVLDALDKIKTKGKEAPFTNFDPSCLFPACRDYWSYHGSFTTPPCEECIVWILLKEPMTVSSDQMAKLRSIFSSAENEPPVPLVGNWRPPQPIKGRVVRASFK